Part of the Flavobacterium sp. KS-LB2 genome is shown below.
GGCGTTTTTACCATCTAAAAACATAAATGGATATAATGGAATTATGGCTCCAATCGAGAAGAGAACAAATGAGGCAATAGCAGCTTCCCAGGCTGATCCTCCTAATTCTTCTTTATCAATCCCCAGTTCTTCTGTAATAATAGCATCAATCGCTGTTTCAGGATTTTCAAATGCTTTATCCGCCAGTTTTTGTGCTTCAACAGCATTCATTCCTTTGGCTTGATACAGCAATACTAATTCTTTTTTTTCTTCTTCGGGAGAAGCTTCCAGTTCTTCGGTTTCCAAATCAATTTGGCGCTGATTTAATTCTCTCGAGCTTTGTACCGAAAGCCATTCGCCCAAAGCCATTGAAATTGCTCCAGCCAAAAGTCCCGCAATACCGGTTAATAATATCGTATTATTAGAAACAGCCGCTCCGGCAACACCCATTACCAAACTCATATTAGAAACCAATCCGTCATTTGAACCTAAAACAGCCGCACGCAATGCATTTCCGCCCACTGATTTATGACGACTTTCAAATTTGGACAAAAAGCCACCCGAAACATTCAAAGCAGCATTATTGTTTATGGCTTCAATAATATTAAGATGATTGTGCTCAAAACCTGTTGGCTTTTCCCCGCTTTTAATCTTATTTTTAATTGAATTTACCGCAAACTGTTTTTCGATGCTTGAAAGGTTGCTGATTATAGAACTGTAACCAAAAATTTTACCCAACTTCAATTGAAATTTTGCTCTGGAGGAAGGCGAAGGCATTTTGTAATTTGGTTCAAAAGTCAACACTTTATCAAACATATGTTTCGCGTGACCTTTTTCAATTTCACCCAAACTTAATAATACTCTTGAAAGATTATCATCGGATTGAATGGCAGCAATACTATCGTACAAAAAAGCCGTATCTACCTCTGTTTGCAACTGATCTTTTAGTTTATTAAAATTCATATTATATTTAATTAATTGACTAAATCAAAAACTCCTTTTGTTAGTATGTTTTGCACTATTAATTTTACTAATTTAAAGATTTTAATTTAAAAACCTTTCTGTTTCGATTATAAATCTAACATTTTATTCCTCTAAATTTTTCATTTTCATTAAAAGTGAATAAGCCCCTTTTATCACAATAGTAGCCTCATTCAAATCTTCTGAAATAATTTCAGTAAATTCATTTTCTGTATTTCCTGTTGCAACTTCTTTCATTACAAATTGTTTGTTTTCTTTAGCAACAAAAACATAATTTTTGTTTTCATAATTTACAATAGCTTCTGATGGCAACGCGTTTGATTGCTGACTTTTTAATTCTATTTCGGCATTCATATACATCCCTGGCAAAAGTGATTTGTCATAGCTTGTAAAGTGACAATGCATTTCGGTGCTTCTGTTTTCGGAAAAGTCTTTACCAATTAAAATGATTTTACAAGGATATTTTTTTTCTGGGTCAATGTTATTATAAGCTATAACTGACTGACCAATTGCCATTTTGTTAATGTCTTTTTCGAATACGGTTAGTGCCAAATGAATATCCGAAGGATTTACAATCTCGAATAAAATGTCGCTTGGATTTACATATTTTCCAGTATTTACATTTACTTTAGACACATAACCGCTTATTGGCGAATAAATATTGATGCTTTTTGAAATGTTTTTTGCCGATACATTACTTGGATTTATTCCTGCGAATTTTAATTTCTCCCCATACGATTGTACCATTACCGATAGTGAGTTGTATTCTGATTGTGCTTGTTGATACACTTTATCGCTGCTGGCTTTGCTTCGATTGAGTTCTTTTTGTCTTTCGAATTCAGCTTTTGCATACCCAATTTTTGCTTTTGCCAAAAGGTAATCTTCCTGCAATTGAATGTATTGTTGGTCTTCAACGACGCATAAAACTTGTCCTTTGGTCACATACATGCCCTCTAAAAGTTTGGTGTATTTTAAATATCCTCCCATTGGAACACTTATAGATACTAAATTTTGAGGTGGCACATCTATTTTTCCATTTAATTTTAATAGTGATGAGATCTCTTTTTGCTCGATTTTCCCCGTTTCAATACCTGCATTTTTTATTTGTGCATCGGTAAGTGTTGTTGTGTTTTCAATAGCTGGAGTAGCTTCTGTTTCGTTTTCTGTTTTTTTATTTCCACACGAGTACAGAAAAAATAACACTATTAAAGTAATGACTGTATTTTTCATTTATTTTGATATTAAATTTCCTAATTTAAGAATTGTTTCATTGAATTTTCTAACCGCTTCAATATAATTACTTTGAATTTCGGTGCTTTGATTAATTAGCATCACCCATTCTAGATAATTGATGTCACCATTGATGAATTTATCATTAGCGGCTTTAGTTACCAAATCCACATTCTTTAAAGCCTGATTTTCGAAATAAGCAATAGTTTCTTGGTGTTTTTTCGATTCTTGAATTAATTCCTGATACTGACTTTGCAGTTTTAATTTTTCGTTAGTCAAATTATTTTCT
Proteins encoded:
- a CDS encoding VIT1/CCC1 transporter family protein, with amino-acid sequence MNFNKLKDQLQTEVDTAFLYDSIAAIQSDDNLSRVLLSLGEIEKGHAKHMFDKVLTFEPNYKMPSPSSRAKFQLKLGKIFGYSSIISNLSSIEKQFAVNSIKNKIKSGEKPTGFEHNHLNIIEAINNNAALNVSGGFLSKFESRHKSVGGNALRAAVLGSNDGLVSNMSLVMGVAGAAVSNNTILLTGIAGLLAGAISMALGEWLSVQSSRELNQRQIDLETEELEASPEEEKKELVLLYQAKGMNAVEAQKLADKAFENPETAIDAIITEELGIDKEELGGSAWEAAIASFVLFSIGAIIPLYPFMFLDGKNAILLSIGSSVIGLFGIGAAITLLTGKSVLFSGFRQVFFGLAAAAVTYGIGSLIGVSLAG
- a CDS encoding efflux RND transporter periplasmic adaptor subunit, which encodes MKNTVITLIVLFFLYSCGNKKTENETEATPAIENTTTLTDAQIKNAGIETGKIEQKEISSLLKLNGKIDVPPQNLVSISVPMGGYLKYTKLLEGMYVTKGQVLCVVEDQQYIQLQEDYLLAKAKIGYAKAEFERQKELNRSKASSDKVYQQAQSEYNSLSVMVQSYGEKLKFAGINPSNVSAKNISKSINIYSPISGYVSKVNVNTGKYVNPSDILFEIVNPSDIHLALTVFEKDINKMAIGQSVIAYNNIDPEKKYPCKIILIGKDFSENRSTEMHCHFTSYDKSLLPGMYMNAEIELKSQQSNALPSEAIVNYENKNYVFVAKENKQFVMKEVATGNTENEFTEIISEDLNEATIVIKGAYSLLMKMKNLEE